The DNA window CGAGGGCATGGCGAGCCACGCCGCTGGCGGAGACGCGCTTGTCACCGTGCTCGAGGGTACGGGCGAGATCACGATCAACGGCGTGCCGCACACGCTGGAGGCCGGGGAGTCTGTCGTGATTCCCGCGGGCGCTCCCCACGCCGTCCGTGGCGTCACGGCGTTCAAGATGCTGCTCGTGGTCGTTCTGCCCGCGTAGCGAACGTTTGCATGAGTGTTGTGGGGCGCGAAGGCGGCTTTTGCCCTCGCGCCCCACTTTCTATTTGAGCAGCTCGCTGGGGGCAACGTCCTTGGCGCGGACCAAGCTTGGGTAAGGATGTACCAAGGGCGAAAGAGGGAGATGCGATGGCCTACATCGATGTCATAGACGAGTGCAAGCGCTACCAGACGGGTGACACCACGATCATGGCAAACGACCACGTGACGTTTGGCGTGGAGAAGGGCGAGCTCGCCATTGTTCTGGGCTCGTCGGGCGCCGGCAAGTCCACGGTGCTCAACATCCTTGGCGGCATGGACACGGTGAGCGAGGGCCACGTCGCCATCGACGGCAACGACATCGCCACCTATGACAAGCACGGCCTCACGCGCTATCGCAGGGACGACGTGGGCTTCGTGTTCCAGTTCTACAACCTCGTGCAAAACCTCACGGCAAAGGAGAACGTGGAGCTGGCGAGCGAGATCGTGGCGGATGCCATGGACTCGGTCGAGGTGCTCAACATGGTGGGCCTCTCCAAGCGCGTGAACAACTTCCCCGCCCAGCTCTCTGGTGGCGAGCAGCAGCGCGTGGCCATCGCCCGCGCCGTTGCCAAGAACCCCAAGATCTTGCTGTGCGACGAGCCCACGGGTGCCCTCGACTACAACACAGGCAAGCAGATCCTGCAGATCCTACAGGACATGAGCCGCAAGCGCGGCGCCACGGTCATTATCGTGACGCACAACTCGGCCATCGCACCCATCGCCGACCGCGTGATCCACATGCACGACGGCCGCGTGACGAGCGTCGAGCGCAATCCCGCCCCGCAGGCCATCGCGGACATCGAGTGGTAGGACGGGACATGGCACGCACCAAGAAGAGAATGCTGTGGCGCGACATCCTCGCCACGTTCAAGAAGTCGAGGGGACGCTTCCTGTCCATCGCCTGCCTCATCGCCCTGGGGTCGTTTGCCCTCGTGGGTCTCAAGGTGGCGGGCCCTGACATGAGGGAGACGTCTGCGAGCTACTTTGCCTCCTATGACATGGCCGACCTTGCCGTCATTGGCGACATGGGCATCGACGCGGATGATGCCGCAGACATCGAGCAAGCAAGCGGGATTCGCGAGGTGGAGTATGGCTACCTCAAGGACGTCACGATCGCGGGCACGAACGACGCCATGCGCGTGGAGTCCACGCCCGACCACGTGAGCCAGTTCGAGGTCGTGGACGGGCGCATGCCCGCGGCAGAAGACGAGATCGCCGTCGACTCGTTCATGGCCGAGCGCTATCCCGTTGGCTCCACGATCGAGTTCTCCGAGAAGGAGGATGCGAGCGGCTCCAAGACGCTCAAGCGTGAGACGTTCACGGTTGTGGGCCACGTGAGCTCGATGGACATCATCGCAAACGTCAACAAGGGCAAGACGACCGTGGGCACGGGCGACCTGTCCGGCTATGCCGTCGTGAGCCCGGACGTCTTTGGCGTGGACTACCATATGATCGCCCGCCTCACGTTTGGCGACACGGAGGGCTTGGACCCCTACGGCGCCGAGTACCTCTCGAAGGTTGCCTCGCACAAGGAGGAGCTGGGCGGCCTCCTGTCCAATGCGTCCGAGCGTCGCCTGTCCGTGGTGCGCGGCGAGTATGACGAGCAGATCGATGATGGGCAGAAGAAGGTCGACGACGCGCGCCAGCAGCTCGCGGACGCCAAGGCCACGCTCGATGACGCCGCGGCCCAGCTTGCCGATGGCCGCGCCAAGCTCGCAGACTCGTGGAGCCAGCTCGAGAGCGCCGCGAGCAAGCTCGAGAGCGCCCGCCAACAGCTCGCGGACGCCAAGCGCCAGCTCGCGAGCGCCCAGGCGCTGCTTGCCTCGACGCGCTCACAGCTTGACTCGGGCTGGGGCGAGTACAACGACGGCGTGGCGCAGCTGACAGATGCTCGCAAGCAGATGGAGGCGCAGGTCTCTGAGGCGCAAGGCCAGATCGATGCCAGCCGCTCGCAGCTCAACGACGGCAAGGCCGCCTACGAGCAGGGCATCGCGCAGCTCCAGGCCATGCTCGACAACCCCAATCTGCCCGCGGACATGCGTACCCGGCTACAAACGCAGCTCTCCCAGACTCAGGATGCCTACGAGCAGTTCATGAAGGTCGACGCGGGCTCCGTGGAGGGCGAGCAGGACGGCGGCTACACGGTGCTTGCCGCCAAGCTCGACGCGGCCCAGCAGCAGCTTGACGAGCAGAAGGCCGCCGGCGAGAGCCAGCTGTCCGCGAAGCAGTTCGAGCTCGATTCCGCCAAGGAAAAGCTCCAGGCCAGCGAGGCCGAGTATGCGAGCGGCCTTGCCCAGTACCAGGGCAAGAAGGCGAGCTATGACGCGGGCGTGGCCGAGTACGAGGATGGCCGCTCGTCCTACGAGAGCGGCCTGGCCGCCTACAACAGCGCGGCGGGCACGCTTGCCCAGAAGCAGTCCGAGTACGAGGACGGCCTGGCCGAGTACAACGACGCCCTGCCCGACGCGGAGCAGCAGATAGCCGATGGCGAGGCCGACCTCGCAGACGCCCGCGCCGAGCGCGACAAGCTCGAGAAGCCCGCCTACAGCGTGGACACGCGCCGCGAGACGCCGGGCGCCGAGGGCTACAAGACCTACGACAGCGTCTCCGAGATCGTCGACTCGCTGGCCGACATCTTCCCGTACTTCCTCTACCTGGTGGCGGCGCTCGTGGCGTCCACGACGATGACGCGCATGGTGGACGAGGAGCGCATCAACTCCGGCACTCTCAAGGCCCTGGGATACCGCGACCGCGACGTCATGAAGAAGTTCGTGGTCTACGGTGCCGCGGCTGGCGGCCTGGGCTCGATCGTGGGCATCGTGCTTGGACATACGCTGCTGCCCTACATTGTCTACAGCGCCTACGCCGCGAAGTTCTCGCTTCCGCCCATCGTGCTCCAGTGGCACCTGGGCATCAGCGCGGCGGCCCTTGCGCTGGGCCTGGCCGTGTCCGTGATTCCGGCGGTTCTCGTGGCAAAGCGCTCGCTGGCCGAGAAGCCCGCGCAGCTCCTGCTGCCCAAGGCGCCGGCGAATGGCTCCAAGATCCTTCTCGAGCACCTGACGCCCATCTGGAGCCGCCTCAGCTTCACGCAGAAGGTGACGTGCAGAAACCTGCTGCGCTACAAGAAACGCATGCTCATGACCGTTGTGGGCGTGGCCGGCGCCGTCTGCCTCATGTTCTGCGGCTTTGCCGTGCGCAACTCCATCGACGGCCTGTCCGAGACGCAGTTTGGCGACATCATCGGCTACGACCTCATCGTGGCCGAGAACAACAACGTTGACACCAA is part of the Parolsenella massiliensis genome and encodes:
- a CDS encoding cupin domain-containing protein, yielding MAAELIKNVDKEQVFSLSKLVEVEEGQVVSLTLSQMPGCKVTVFAIDANEGMASHAAGGDALVTVLEGTGEITINGVPHTLEAGESVVIPAGAPHAVRGVTAFKMLLVVVLPA
- a CDS encoding ABC transporter ATP-binding protein, whose translation is MAYIDVIDECKRYQTGDTTIMANDHVTFGVEKGELAIVLGSSGAGKSTVLNILGGMDTVSEGHVAIDGNDIATYDKHGLTRYRRDDVGFVFQFYNLVQNLTAKENVELASEIVADAMDSVEVLNMVGLSKRVNNFPAQLSGGEQQRVAIARAVAKNPKILLCDEPTGALDYNTGKQILQILQDMSRKRGATVIIVTHNSAIAPIADRVIHMHDGRVTSVERNPAPQAIADIEW
- a CDS encoding FtsX-like permease family protein, which produces MARTKKRMLWRDILATFKKSRGRFLSIACLIALGSFALVGLKVAGPDMRETSASYFASYDMADLAVIGDMGIDADDAADIEQASGIREVEYGYLKDVTIAGTNDAMRVESTPDHVSQFEVVDGRMPAAEDEIAVDSFMAERYPVGSTIEFSEKEDASGSKTLKRETFTVVGHVSSMDIIANVNKGKTTVGTGDLSGYAVVSPDVFGVDYHMIARLTFGDTEGLDPYGAEYLSKVASHKEELGGLLSNASERRLSVVRGEYDEQIDDGQKKVDDARQQLADAKATLDDAAAQLADGRAKLADSWSQLESAASKLESARQQLADAKRQLASAQALLASTRSQLDSGWGEYNDGVAQLTDARKQMEAQVSEAQGQIDASRSQLNDGKAAYEQGIAQLQAMLDNPNLPADMRTRLQTQLSQTQDAYEQFMKVDAGSVEGEQDGGYTVLAAKLDAAQQQLDEQKAAGESQLSAKQFELDSAKEKLQASEAEYASGLAQYQGKKASYDAGVAEYEDGRSSYESGLAAYNSAAGTLAQKQSEYEDGLAEYNDALPDAEQQIADGEADLADARAERDKLEKPAYSVDTRRETPGAEGYKTYDSVSEIVDSLADIFPYFLYLVAALVASTTMTRMVDEERINSGTLKALGYRDRDVMKKFVVYGAAAGGLGSIVGIVLGHTLLPYIVYSAYAAKFSLPPIVLQWHLGISAAALALGLAVSVIPAVLVAKRSLAEKPAQLLLPKAPANGSKILLEHLTPIWSRLSFTQKVTCRNLLRYKKRMLMTVVGVAGAVCLMFCGFAVRNSIDGLSETQFGDIIGYDLIVAENNNVDTNEQAQIDEELSFAAVTDYSSIRYESVTKIAGDKGDEQSINLLVPTDEETFTKYLDIRDRATGQAIPLSDDGAVISERLATLLGVQVGDDLTFKDSDGVERTTRVSGICEMYMEHFMFMSPAAYEKCFGKDMDANAYVVTLADDSTTATRAEAAKFMGLDGVLGCVQSATLIDQINVVVKSLNKIMLVLIVVAILLAVVIVYNLVTINVAERIRELSTIKVLGFFDNEVSMYIYRETIINSLIALPVGWLFGWMLQQYIIAAVPPENVMFDPATGALPYIVSTVVVVGVVAVMYVVVNHRLKNVDMLEALKSVD